Sequence from the Longimicrobium sp. genome:
ACTTTGGGCCTTTGTTGCCGCGACTTCAGTCGCCCCAGCGGGGCTGACGCCTCCCTGTCACGTAACCGCGCCCGCGATCTCCTGCAGCTGCTCGGCGTTCAGCCGATACGTGTACCACTCGGTCATTCGGCGGGCGCCCAGCTTGTCGTAGAACCCGATGGCGAGCTCGTTCCAATCCAGCACCACCCACTCCATCCGCCCGCACCCGCGACGTACCGCCTCACCCGCCAGGAAGCGGAAGAACGCGCCCCCGATGCCGTGCCTCCGCGCGTCGGGCACCACGAACAGGTCCTCCAGGTATAGCGTGGGAAGCGCC
This genomic interval carries:
- a CDS encoding GNAT family N-acetyltransferase → MSERITIRRATPDDADTFLGLVDQLADYEKLDRPSPEARGRLVADAFGPRQRISVFLGELDGTAVSYAIVLETYSSFLALPTLYLEDLFVVPDARRHGIGGAFFRFLAGEAVRRGCGRMEWVVLDWNELAIGFYDKLGARRMTEWYTYRLNAEQLQEIAGAVT